GTAGGCACAAGGAGATGTCCCAGAGACAGGCTGAGGTGTTCATTTGGCCAGCAGGAGATGGGGCTGGTGCAGAGAGGCAAATGGGTGAGTTGTCAGCATCGAGAGgggagttgaatttgtgtttacaGAGGAGACAACCCAGAGacgaggggcagagggagaagagaacagaAGAGGGAGGCTGGCCATAAACCATGTCACATttactggtgtttttttttttctcaagacctCCCCCCTCCTTGTAACACACTGTTACACCGCAACAAACCAGTAAGGACCCTCCCCGCCCCATGTGTTTATATACTATTTGGTCAGCCccaggggaccaaggacagagcccttggaagggccccggagagctggcaggagggggaagcagcgatcagaggggtcgggggagcaggggagggcagagggaggacAAGGTTTCAGGAGGAGcccgggcagggcgggcaggccagggagggcgaGGACTGAGCCCCGATCGGAGCTTTGCCCGGGGCCGGGCGGGACGCCGCTGGGGCACCCGGCCAgcccgggagaggggggaaggtttGTGGGGAGCGGAGCGGCCGGGAGTCGCGGGGTTACATGGAGACGGGGCTGAGGGCGGGGATCGGCCGCTGTTGCGGTGACACCCGGGCACGGACGTTTCCGCTGCTCAGACCCACGTGGGAACGAAGCGGGCGCGGGGGTCACAGGGAAGCCGGTCGCTCTGCGGCTGCGAACTCACCCGGCGGGACCCGCTGCGAGCCCGCCTGGCTGCTGGGCCCTCAGCTCCTGCCCCGGCTGCGGCGCCGGGCGCTCTTCCCGCGGGTGAGACGCGCCGGGTCCCAGGGGTCCCTGCCCGGGGCGTGGGTGGGCGggtgctgctggctgctgggcgGTGGCTCGCTCGCTGCGCGGCGGGGTTTGCGGGCCGGTTCCAGCCACGGCCGGGCTGGGGCGAGGGGGACCGGGGGCccgaatggggagggggagggggaggggctggggactgtaGGGGGGGagccggagggggaggggccgtggCCCCAATGGGGtgcggggctcgggctcggggaccaaatggggaggggccggggagggggtcgGCTCGGGGCTGAGGACCGaatggggagcgggaggggccggggaccggagggggaggggccggagcccgaatgggtggcggggctcgggctcggggctggggaccgcatggggggcggggctccgaatgggggggcggggctcggggaccaaatgggggcagggctccgaagggggcggggcttgggcggGGGCTGGGGACCGCATGGGGAGGGCAGCGCGGCGGCGGGGGCCGGTCCTTGGCCGAAGGGCGGGGATTCTGGGCCAAAGGGGGGTGATTCGGGGGGCGGGCCCGGGCCGAAGGGCGGGGGGGGTTCGGGAGAGCCCCCCTGGAAGGGAAagaaggggctgggcagaggagcGCTGGACGCTGGTTCAAGTCCCGCCCTtcaaggagggggctgggacagggacagggctgtttcgagccccatcccctccccttctgATATCCGACTCACACTTACTTCTAGGAGGAttttgtgtgtgaggagggtCTTCTCCCCCACCCGGGTGCCTGTCACGGGTGGGCGGGGCCTGTAGCAGATCAGGTCTCTgaggccctggggggtggaggggctgatgGGAGTTAAGGGGGTTTAATCATCATGGCACCGcctctggcagggggttgggctgctgggcagggaacaAGAAACCACAGatggcctcccccacccctgacctgTCCTGCTTGGTCCGTCTCAGTTTCAGATCGGCTGGAGATTCTGGAGCAGGgacggggagccagggccaggacctcTGCCTCGGCTTTGCTGCTGGCAAATCGGACCCACTCAGACAGAGAGGAGccgaccccagcccagcacctgcagcagtgtgtgtgGCCTGAGTGTCGCTGAGAGAGAcaatggggccagcagctgggttgCTGAGAGCGAAGAGCCGCTGCAGGAGTTGTGTGTTAATGGCAatggacacctggagactggagGGAACCCAGGTAATGGGGCATCTCTGCCTGGGGGCAGGCTGGAGATAGACACTGAGACTGCCCggggtgctggaagggggcatggccctcccacttcttgtcactggccccgcccctccccctcctcttccccctgaggtcaccccaccccacctctgggtggcagctggagtccaggcagttgcagggggctgtggatgaacctccagttgcctggggtggggggtggagagcagcccctggtccgtatccctccccccaggctccctgccctgagccctttgCCTTCCCTGTGTTGCTCTGAGGTtaccagcctggccttcctggaTCTTCAGGTCACGCCTGTGGCCGGGCGGCAGGTGCTGCCATGTTATTGAAATGAGCCGTAGAACTCAGTCTAGACCCCTCCACCAGCGCAGTGTGGAAACCCCCCAATCGCTGAGCTTGGCCATGAAGGGTCCCTTAGCACCATTCACTCCCCCGAGCTGCACAGACGGCGTGTGCTCGTGCAGAGGGCATCTGTTTGCGGTGAACACGAACCCTGCTGTATCCCCCAGtcgtctggggcagggggtgctggagacTGTCGGGGGTGGGATTTCTCTATTGCCCTGGGATCTGATCACTGGGCCCCAGGAGGGTTTAGCAGCTGGCAGAGGGGATTGAATCCAGGTCTGTCTGCATTAGGAATCCTCTGTGCCGATGTCATGACGTCCTTGCAGTTGAATTGGTGCAAACCGCTAAAGTAGACGCACTGCACTGGTGCACAAAGGAGCTTGCCTTGGTGCAGTTCGCTGGAGGAAGTTACCAGAGCGAGCCACACTGCTCCAGCACATCTCCAGGAGGTGTTTGCCCGGATGTCACTGAGTCACTGTGATTATACTGGTGCAGATTGCTCTGATACAGATGGGCCCTgaatcccagctccctgctgtaaTGGCAGGCTGTTGCAATGGGCAGCATTGGCTCTGACTGTGTAAGGTGGGAATCTGTGAACTTAGGGTTGGTTACACACCTGCAGGTGCAGGGAGCTCTGCAGAATATGTGGCATCTGACCTGGAGATGGATGGTGGAGACAGCCTGTGCCATCAACTGTTAGTCACTGACTTCTCTGCTCAGTTCagtagggcaggggtgtgggctaCCGTGCACTGGACAGTTAAatctacagggtcagacatgccTTGTGCGTGAGGTGAACACATGCTCGTTTTCTGATCACCGCTGCCACGTTTCCTAACTCTTCCAGACTTAGAGTGTCTGTTCCTCGCTGAGCACCAGCCACATGGGAAGGCTTGAAAACCAGCTACTGAGTTACTGTGgtgcaaaaaaaagtgatgtgCTCAAAAACATCTGAAGGGGTTTGAGTCTGACTCCTCTCAACTAGACAGGCCTTTCAGATCCTCTTTGGGGTCACTTATGGGTGACCCCACTGCTGCTCTTTCATGGCTCTGAAAGGGTTACACTGCGGTGAGGGCTTCCAGAAAGTGCCTTTCTTGCTGCTGTGTTTGGGGAAAGAAAAGTCTGCAGGTAGGAGGTGAATTAAGTTCCATCATTCCTGGCCCACAGTGCAACAGGTCACTTCTGGTTGCTGTGGTTTCTGGCGCCCCCTTGTGGCTTTCATGTCCCTGCGTGAAAGTTCCCACGTTCTTCTCAGTTGTTCACGGGCTGTTTGTTGCTAGGTTGAACGTCCAGCTGTTGATCTTGTGCCTGGGGTGAAATGCTCTGAGCTGTGTCAGTCCCTCCCAGGCTGGGAGTGTCCCTGGAATCCTTCTTGCCAGGCAAGTTTACTGTGACTAACATCTCCGTCCCCCTGTGTCTGATTGCCGTGgaccagccccagctgggggtcCCAGTAGGCTTGGCAAGCCGGTCAATTGGCTGCCTGTTTGGCCGCAGTCAAATACTCCAGCGAGAGCCCTGGGGGTAGGAGGCAGCCTGCCTTTCGGATTGCGTCTTGGAGCCTCGCTGGTGTTTTTCAGAACTTGGTTtcattgttttgcctttttttttctgagttaaaataactcagtgaaatacattttttaaaaaattaggtaGATCCATATCTATCTAAAGCTAAACCTACTGGAGACAGTAACGTCTTGCTCTTTTTTGTTCCTGGCGGGAGGTAACCAATTCTGATaaattggtattttaaaatatctgaccaCTCTTTGACAGATTTGACTGGTCAGTTGACCAATTTTTATACCAGTCAAATGCCCAATTCTAGATGCAACTCTTACCCTCCATGTTactgtctcattctcagtgctGACCTCTAAGCTTTCATCAGCTGATCGGTGCCCCTCGTGCCCAGACAGCTGGATGGGATAccgagggaaatgctactatttctcagAGACGAAAGGGAGCTGGACTGACAGCCGGAGCCGCTGCTCTGCACCGggtgcctccctggctgggatcgacagtgagcaggaaatggtgagagacTCTGGAATTGCCATACACTGATCTTGGCACAGCGGTGGCTGCTGCAGTAGGACCTGGGCTCTGCCCCGTGGGGTgaggagcagctctgaccccTCCCATGCTGGGAGGCCAGAGTGAATGAACTTCCAGCGGCtgaacgccagccctggctgggcccagggccCTACTGTCTGTGTGTGATCACAGGGATTGCCCATTctccgctgcccccctccccaaatagggAGACAGCTTCTGtctagggcagggctggctcaggcatctcctggcctgctggctgctggagtgggactgagaacccagccagtgctcctgttgtggggatgggaaaggagcagccagctgaggaggcgggggaggaggggatcctCTCACATtgacccctcccacttcagcTTGACtcgctccctcctcctgccttgctgtGATGAGCGGG
The window above is part of the Natator depressus isolate rNatDep1 chromosome 14, rNatDep2.hap1, whole genome shotgun sequence genome. Proteins encoded here:
- the LOC141998835 gene encoding C-type lectin domain family 2 member E-like, with amino-acid sequence METGLRAGIGRCCGDTRARTFPLLRPTWERSGRGGHREAGRSAAANSPGGTRCEPAWLLGPQLLPRLRRRALFPRTERSRPQPSTCSSVCGLSVAERDNGASSWVAESEEPLQELCVNGNGHLETGGNPDATLTLHVTVSFSVLTSKLSSADRCPSCPDSWMGYRGKCYYFSETKGSWTDSRSRCSAPGASLAGIDSEQEMAFLLRHKGVRDHWIGLRREQGQAWKWANGTEFNHLFQIRGGGDCAYLKDKKGVSSSRCYMGRRWICSKPEVYVMGKETALEGGSK